DNA from Yamadazyma tenuis chromosome 5, complete sequence:
TATCCCTTTAAGAACTCAGCCAATGATTTGCTGTGAGAatcgattttcttggtcaattcAACAACCATTCTTTTGCTTTCGTTCAATACCTCAActtgtttcttcaattcataAGGATCTGCATTGTTTGTTCTCATCTGATCCACAAGGCTCGCCTGTTCGGCAGTTTCTTGATTATACAAGGATTCTTCCTTTATGAGTCTTTTCAAAGCGTTgactttgatttccaaTGGAGTAGGTGCCATATTACCGGACGTGTTGTAT
Protein-coding regions in this window:
- the RBL2 gene encoding tubulin folding cofactor A (EggNog:ENOG503P65J; COG:Z), with translation MAPTPLEIKVNALKRLIKEESLYNQETAEQASLVDQMRTNNADPYELKKQVEVLNESKRMVVELTKKIDSHSKSLAEFLKGYSGDEDLTLASSLLK